The following coding sequences lie in one Paramormyrops kingsleyae isolate MSU_618 chromosome 15, PKINGS_0.4, whole genome shotgun sequence genomic window:
- the LOC111860374 gene encoding furin-like isoform X3, with translation MKLLWFGPAVLGLCIACATTNSWAVHLNAPPEHVERFAGKLGFHSLGKVFWFAQQSKKTGMRRDPASQPNDPPLTKQWNLRTFDPNVRATWAVLVSITDDGMEESHLDLEENDDPQTSYNMNSNDPNSEPRYTPMKVNWHVGGVTSVASNRACAVGVAYQATNGGIQMLDSHVTDLAKAKSPSFNQQHTDICSAGWAPEDNGRIVKGPSTLPYEASIRGVSRGRGDLGSIYVWGCGNSGTSHGNCDLDGYSSSIQTLSVSSTTESRKSAFYIELCAAILTAVYSGSSLHRRTVVGTSAPAHLVASITALVLEANPALTWRDGQHTTIQPSRPSHLRSDDWQTNGAGRPVSHYYGHGRLDAGKLVHLARKWTAVHPQRKCMSDVITRPLELHGNLILKWNETACLRTRNWIRSLEHIRARLTLTYTRHGDLSIVLISPLGAQSTLVTIRHSDASTKGYSDWALTSFHSWNEDPTGEWTLQIEKRGYWPTSGILSKFQLELYGTRECMRARRVGRTPVWKCLILSSNGSCTECTYPLYLFENACLPSCPPHYYEWGNSTQSPRRCQSCHHTCHTCFGHRETNCLDCPPFSTLDPQLSTCSTPSYPWDHQTEVGESMKWSGLILGILFGGPLVLACFLCAAAWAVHGIIQIRTAARSQPRGNENFGDFRGVEGAALNELEESHSL, from the exons ATGAAATTACTATGGTTTGGGCCAGCTGTGCTCGGTCTATGTATCGCTTGCGCGACCACCAACAGCTGGGCGGTGCATTTAAACGCCCCCCCCGAACACGTCGAGAGGTTTGCAGGAAAACTGGGATTTCACAGTCTAGGGAAG GTATTTTGGTTCGCGCAGCAGTCCAAGAAGACTGGAATGAGAAGGGATCCAGCATCTCAGCCTAATGATCCTCCTTTGACAAAGCAGTGGAATTTA AGAACCTTTGATCCGAACGTAAGGGCTACCTGGGCAGTGCTGGTGTCCATCACAGATGATGGAATGGAGGAGAGCCACCTTGACCTGGAGGAAAACGAT GATCCACAGACCAGCTACAACATGAACAGCAACGATCCCAACTCAGAACCTAGATACACACCAATGAAAGTAAACTG GCATGTTGGGGGAGTGACCTCTGTGGCCAGTAACAGAGCGTGTGCAGTGGGTGTGGCATATCAGGCTACAAATGGTG GGATCCAGATGCTTGATAGTCACGTGACTGACTTAGCCAAGGCCAAGTCTCCCAGCTTCAACCAGCAGCACACTGATATCTGCAGTGCCGGCTGGGCGCCTGAAGATAACGGAAGAATAGTGAAGGGGCCAAGCACTCTGCCCTACGAGGCTTCAATACGGGGCGTAAGCAGG GGCCGTGGTGATTTGGGTTCCATTTACGTCTGGGGTTGTGGTAACAGTGGCACAAGCCACGGTAACTGCGACCTCGATGGCTACAGCAGCAGCATACAGACGCTGTCTGTCAGCAGCACCACGGAGAGCCGGAAATCGGCCTTCTACATCGAGCTGTGTGCTGCCATTCTAACCGCCGTGTACAGTGGGAGCAGCCTGCATCGGCGCACAGTC GTTGGCACTTCAGCACCTGCCCATCTGGTTGCCAGCATCACCGCACTGGTTTTAGAGGCAAA CCCTGCACTGACCTGGCGTGATGGGCAGCATACAACAATCCAGCCTTCTAGACCTTCACATCTCAGATCGGATGACTGGCAAACAAATGGCGCTGGCAGACCGG TCAGCCATTATTATGGGCATGGACGTCTTGATGCTGGGAAGCTGGTCCACCTGGCCAGGAAATGGACAGCTGTCCATCCTCAGAGGAAGTGCATGAGCGATGTCATCACCCGGCCCCT TGAGCTACATGGGAACCTAATATTGAAATGGAATGAGACAGCTTGCCTGAGGACCAGAAATTGGATTCGCTCTCTTGAACACATCCGGGCAAGACTCACCTTGACCTACACCAGGCATGGAGATCTCTCCATTGTCCTCATCAGCCCACTGGGAGCACAGTCCACTCTGGTCACCATCAG GCATTCTGATGCATCTACAAAGGGATACTCAGATTGGGCCTTGACAAGCTTCCATAGCTGGAATGAAGACCCTACAGGGGAATGGACTCTCCAGATAGAAAAGAGGGGCTACTGGCCCACCAGCG GTATTTTGTCTAAATTCCAACTAGAGCTATACGGGACAAGGGAGTGCATGAGAGCACGCCGGGTGGGACGGACGCCTGTTTGGAAGTGTCTGATTCTCAGCTCTAATGGCAGCTGTACCG AGTGCACCTACCCCTTGTACTTATTTGAGAACgcctgcctgccctcctgccccccTCATTATTACGAGTGGGGTAACAGCACCCAGTCGCCACGACGCTGCCAGTCGTGCCATCATACTTGCCATACATGCTTTGGTCATCGGGAAACTAATTGCCTGGACTGTCCACCATTCTCCACGCTGGACCCTCAGCTGAGTACATGCAGCACTCCTTCCTACCCCTGGGACCACCAGACTGAGGTTGGCGAAAGCATGAAGTGGTCCGGGCTCATTCTGGGCATTCTCTTTGGTGGGCCGCTGGTCCTGGCATGTTTCCTGTGTGCGGCAGCGTGGGCAGTACACGGAATCATACAGATCCGAACGGCGGCAAGGAGCCAGCCGAGAGGCAACGAGAATTTTGGAGATTTCAGAGGTGTGGAAGGGGCTGCCTTGAATGAGTTGGAGGAATCACACTCTCTTTGA
- the LOC111860374 gene encoding furin-like isoform X2, with product MKLLWFGPAVLGLCIACATTNSWAVHLNAPPEHVERFAGKLGFHSLGKVFWFAQQSKKTGMRRDPASQPNDPPLTKQWNLRTFDPNVRATWAVLVSITDDGMEESHLDLEENDDPQTSYNMNSNDPNSEPRYTPMKVNWHVGGVTSVASNRACAVGVAYQATNGGIQMLDSHVTDLAKAKSPSFNQQHTDICSAGWAPEDNGRIVKGPSTLPYEASIRGGRGDLGSIYVWGCGNSGTSHGNCDLDGYSSSIQTLSVSSTTESRKSAFYIELCAAILTAVYSGSSLHRRTVVRHCRLPVLHTSYVGTSAPAHLVASITALVLEANPALTWRDGQHTTIQPSRPSHLRSDDWQTNGAGRPVSHYYGHGRLDAGKLVHLARKWTAVHPQRKCMSDVITRPLELHGNLILKWNETACLRTRNWIRSLEHIRARLTLTYTRHGDLSIVLISPLGAQSTLVTIRHSDASTKGYSDWALTSFHSWNEDPTGEWTLQIEKRGYWPTSGILSKFQLELYGTRECMRARRVGRTPVWKCLILSSNGSCTECTYPLYLFENACLPSCPPHYYEWGNSTQSPRRCQSCHHTCHTCFGHRETNCLDCPPFSTLDPQLSTCSTPSYPWDHQTEVGESMKWSGLILGILFGGPLVLACFLCAAAWAVHGIIQIRTAARSQPRGNENFGDFRGVEGAALNELEESHSL from the exons ATGAAATTACTATGGTTTGGGCCAGCTGTGCTCGGTCTATGTATCGCTTGCGCGACCACCAACAGCTGGGCGGTGCATTTAAACGCCCCCCCCGAACACGTCGAGAGGTTTGCAGGAAAACTGGGATTTCACAGTCTAGGGAAG GTATTTTGGTTCGCGCAGCAGTCCAAGAAGACTGGAATGAGAAGGGATCCAGCATCTCAGCCTAATGATCCTCCTTTGACAAAGCAGTGGAATTTA AGAACCTTTGATCCGAACGTAAGGGCTACCTGGGCAGTGCTGGTGTCCATCACAGATGATGGAATGGAGGAGAGCCACCTTGACCTGGAGGAAAACGAT GATCCACAGACCAGCTACAACATGAACAGCAACGATCCCAACTCAGAACCTAGATACACACCAATGAAAGTAAACTG GCATGTTGGGGGAGTGACCTCTGTGGCCAGTAACAGAGCGTGTGCAGTGGGTGTGGCATATCAGGCTACAAATGGTG GGATCCAGATGCTTGATAGTCACGTGACTGACTTAGCCAAGGCCAAGTCTCCCAGCTTCAACCAGCAGCACACTGATATCTGCAGTGCCGGCTGGGCGCCTGAAGATAACGGAAGAATAGTGAAGGGGCCAAGCACTCTGCCCTACGAGGCTTCAATACGGGGC GGCCGTGGTGATTTGGGTTCCATTTACGTCTGGGGTTGTGGTAACAGTGGCACAAGCCACGGTAACTGCGACCTCGATGGCTACAGCAGCAGCATACAGACGCTGTCTGTCAGCAGCACCACGGAGAGCCGGAAATCGGCCTTCTACATCGAGCTGTGTGCTGCCATTCTAACCGCCGTGTACAGTGGGAGCAGCCTGCATCGGCGCACAGTCGTAAGACACTGCCGACTACCTGTCCTGCACACTTCATAT GTTGGCACTTCAGCACCTGCCCATCTGGTTGCCAGCATCACCGCACTGGTTTTAGAGGCAAA CCCTGCACTGACCTGGCGTGATGGGCAGCATACAACAATCCAGCCTTCTAGACCTTCACATCTCAGATCGGATGACTGGCAAACAAATGGCGCTGGCAGACCGG TCAGCCATTATTATGGGCATGGACGTCTTGATGCTGGGAAGCTGGTCCACCTGGCCAGGAAATGGACAGCTGTCCATCCTCAGAGGAAGTGCATGAGCGATGTCATCACCCGGCCCCT TGAGCTACATGGGAACCTAATATTGAAATGGAATGAGACAGCTTGCCTGAGGACCAGAAATTGGATTCGCTCTCTTGAACACATCCGGGCAAGACTCACCTTGACCTACACCAGGCATGGAGATCTCTCCATTGTCCTCATCAGCCCACTGGGAGCACAGTCCACTCTGGTCACCATCAG GCATTCTGATGCATCTACAAAGGGATACTCAGATTGGGCCTTGACAAGCTTCCATAGCTGGAATGAAGACCCTACAGGGGAATGGACTCTCCAGATAGAAAAGAGGGGCTACTGGCCCACCAGCG GTATTTTGTCTAAATTCCAACTAGAGCTATACGGGACAAGGGAGTGCATGAGAGCACGCCGGGTGGGACGGACGCCTGTTTGGAAGTGTCTGATTCTCAGCTCTAATGGCAGCTGTACCG AGTGCACCTACCCCTTGTACTTATTTGAGAACgcctgcctgccctcctgccccccTCATTATTACGAGTGGGGTAACAGCACCCAGTCGCCACGACGCTGCCAGTCGTGCCATCATACTTGCCATACATGCTTTGGTCATCGGGAAACTAATTGCCTGGACTGTCCACCATTCTCCACGCTGGACCCTCAGCTGAGTACATGCAGCACTCCTTCCTACCCCTGGGACCACCAGACTGAGGTTGGCGAAAGCATGAAGTGGTCCGGGCTCATTCTGGGCATTCTCTTTGGTGGGCCGCTGGTCCTGGCATGTTTCCTGTGTGCGGCAGCGTGGGCAGTACACGGAATCATACAGATCCGAACGGCGGCAAGGAGCCAGCCGAGAGGCAACGAGAATTTTGGAGATTTCAGAGGTGTGGAAGGGGCTGCCTTGAATGAGTTGGAGGAATCACACTCTCTTTGA
- the LOC111860374 gene encoding furin-like isoform X5, giving the protein MKLLWFGPAVLGLCIACATTNSWAVHLNAPPEHVERFAGKLGFHSLGKVFWFAQQSKKTGMRRDPASQPNDPPLTKQWNLRTFDPNVRATWAVLVSITDDGMEESHLDLEENDDPQTSYNMNSNDPNSEPRYTPMKVNWHVGGVTSVASNRACAVGVAYQATNGGIQMLDSHVTDLAKAKSPSFNQQHTDICSAGWAPEDNGRIVKGPSTLPYEASIRGVSRGRGDLGSIYVWGCGNSGTSHGNCDLDGYSSSIQTLSVSSTTESRKSAFYIELCAAILTAVYSGSSLHRRTVVRHCRLPVLHTSYVGTSAPAHLVASITALVLEANPALTWRDGQHTTIQPSRPSHLRSDDWQTNGAGRPGILSKFQLELYGTRECMRARRVGRTPVWKCLILSSNGSCTECTYPLYLFENACLPSCPPHYYEWGNSTQSPRRCQSCHHTCHTCFGHRETNCLDCPPFSTLDPQLSTCSTPSYPWDHQTEVGESMKWSGLILGILFGGPLVLACFLCAAAWAVHGIIQIRTAARSQPRGNENFGDFRGVEGAALNELEESHSL; this is encoded by the exons ATGAAATTACTATGGTTTGGGCCAGCTGTGCTCGGTCTATGTATCGCTTGCGCGACCACCAACAGCTGGGCGGTGCATTTAAACGCCCCCCCCGAACACGTCGAGAGGTTTGCAGGAAAACTGGGATTTCACAGTCTAGGGAAG GTATTTTGGTTCGCGCAGCAGTCCAAGAAGACTGGAATGAGAAGGGATCCAGCATCTCAGCCTAATGATCCTCCTTTGACAAAGCAGTGGAATTTA AGAACCTTTGATCCGAACGTAAGGGCTACCTGGGCAGTGCTGGTGTCCATCACAGATGATGGAATGGAGGAGAGCCACCTTGACCTGGAGGAAAACGAT GATCCACAGACCAGCTACAACATGAACAGCAACGATCCCAACTCAGAACCTAGATACACACCAATGAAAGTAAACTG GCATGTTGGGGGAGTGACCTCTGTGGCCAGTAACAGAGCGTGTGCAGTGGGTGTGGCATATCAGGCTACAAATGGTG GGATCCAGATGCTTGATAGTCACGTGACTGACTTAGCCAAGGCCAAGTCTCCCAGCTTCAACCAGCAGCACACTGATATCTGCAGTGCCGGCTGGGCGCCTGAAGATAACGGAAGAATAGTGAAGGGGCCAAGCACTCTGCCCTACGAGGCTTCAATACGGGGCGTAAGCAGG GGCCGTGGTGATTTGGGTTCCATTTACGTCTGGGGTTGTGGTAACAGTGGCACAAGCCACGGTAACTGCGACCTCGATGGCTACAGCAGCAGCATACAGACGCTGTCTGTCAGCAGCACCACGGAGAGCCGGAAATCGGCCTTCTACATCGAGCTGTGTGCTGCCATTCTAACCGCCGTGTACAGTGGGAGCAGCCTGCATCGGCGCACAGTCGTAAGACACTGCCGACTACCTGTCCTGCACACTTCATAT GTTGGCACTTCAGCACCTGCCCATCTGGTTGCCAGCATCACCGCACTGGTTTTAGAGGCAAA CCCTGCACTGACCTGGCGTGATGGGCAGCATACAACAATCCAGCCTTCTAGACCTTCACATCTCAGATCGGATGACTGGCAAACAAATGGCGCTGGCAGACCGG GTATTTTGTCTAAATTCCAACTAGAGCTATACGGGACAAGGGAGTGCATGAGAGCACGCCGGGTGGGACGGACGCCTGTTTGGAAGTGTCTGATTCTCAGCTCTAATGGCAGCTGTACCG AGTGCACCTACCCCTTGTACTTATTTGAGAACgcctgcctgccctcctgccccccTCATTATTACGAGTGGGGTAACAGCACCCAGTCGCCACGACGCTGCCAGTCGTGCCATCATACTTGCCATACATGCTTTGGTCATCGGGAAACTAATTGCCTGGACTGTCCACCATTCTCCACGCTGGACCCTCAGCTGAGTACATGCAGCACTCCTTCCTACCCCTGGGACCACCAGACTGAGGTTGGCGAAAGCATGAAGTGGTCCGGGCTCATTCTGGGCATTCTCTTTGGTGGGCCGCTGGTCCTGGCATGTTTCCTGTGTGCGGCAGCGTGGGCAGTACACGGAATCATACAGATCCGAACGGCGGCAAGGAGCCAGCCGAGAGGCAACGAGAATTTTGGAGATTTCAGAGGTGTGGAAGGGGCTGCCTTGAATGAGTTGGAGGAATCACACTCTCTTTGA
- the LOC111860374 gene encoding furin-like isoform X1 yields the protein MKLLWFGPAVLGLCIACATTNSWAVHLNAPPEHVERFAGKLGFHSLGKVFWFAQQSKKTGMRRDPASQPNDPPLTKQWNLRTFDPNVRATWAVLVSITDDGMEESHLDLEENDDPQTSYNMNSNDPNSEPRYTPMKVNWHVGGVTSVASNRACAVGVAYQATNGGIQMLDSHVTDLAKAKSPSFNQQHTDICSAGWAPEDNGRIVKGPSTLPYEASIRGVSRGRGDLGSIYVWGCGNSGTSHGNCDLDGYSSSIQTLSVSSTTESRKSAFYIELCAAILTAVYSGSSLHRRTVVRHCRLPVLHTSYVGTSAPAHLVASITALVLEANPALTWRDGQHTTIQPSRPSHLRSDDWQTNGAGRPVSHYYGHGRLDAGKLVHLARKWTAVHPQRKCMSDVITRPLELHGNLILKWNETACLRTRNWIRSLEHIRARLTLTYTRHGDLSIVLISPLGAQSTLVTIRHSDASTKGYSDWALTSFHSWNEDPTGEWTLQIEKRGYWPTSGILSKFQLELYGTRECMRARRVGRTPVWKCLILSSNGSCTECTYPLYLFENACLPSCPPHYYEWGNSTQSPRRCQSCHHTCHTCFGHRETNCLDCPPFSTLDPQLSTCSTPSYPWDHQTEVGESMKWSGLILGILFGGPLVLACFLCAAAWAVHGIIQIRTAARSQPRGNENFGDFRGVEGAALNELEESHSL from the exons ATGAAATTACTATGGTTTGGGCCAGCTGTGCTCGGTCTATGTATCGCTTGCGCGACCACCAACAGCTGGGCGGTGCATTTAAACGCCCCCCCCGAACACGTCGAGAGGTTTGCAGGAAAACTGGGATTTCACAGTCTAGGGAAG GTATTTTGGTTCGCGCAGCAGTCCAAGAAGACTGGAATGAGAAGGGATCCAGCATCTCAGCCTAATGATCCTCCTTTGACAAAGCAGTGGAATTTA AGAACCTTTGATCCGAACGTAAGGGCTACCTGGGCAGTGCTGGTGTCCATCACAGATGATGGAATGGAGGAGAGCCACCTTGACCTGGAGGAAAACGAT GATCCACAGACCAGCTACAACATGAACAGCAACGATCCCAACTCAGAACCTAGATACACACCAATGAAAGTAAACTG GCATGTTGGGGGAGTGACCTCTGTGGCCAGTAACAGAGCGTGTGCAGTGGGTGTGGCATATCAGGCTACAAATGGTG GGATCCAGATGCTTGATAGTCACGTGACTGACTTAGCCAAGGCCAAGTCTCCCAGCTTCAACCAGCAGCACACTGATATCTGCAGTGCCGGCTGGGCGCCTGAAGATAACGGAAGAATAGTGAAGGGGCCAAGCACTCTGCCCTACGAGGCTTCAATACGGGGCGTAAGCAGG GGCCGTGGTGATTTGGGTTCCATTTACGTCTGGGGTTGTGGTAACAGTGGCACAAGCCACGGTAACTGCGACCTCGATGGCTACAGCAGCAGCATACAGACGCTGTCTGTCAGCAGCACCACGGAGAGCCGGAAATCGGCCTTCTACATCGAGCTGTGTGCTGCCATTCTAACCGCCGTGTACAGTGGGAGCAGCCTGCATCGGCGCACAGTCGTAAGACACTGCCGACTACCTGTCCTGCACACTTCATAT GTTGGCACTTCAGCACCTGCCCATCTGGTTGCCAGCATCACCGCACTGGTTTTAGAGGCAAA CCCTGCACTGACCTGGCGTGATGGGCAGCATACAACAATCCAGCCTTCTAGACCTTCACATCTCAGATCGGATGACTGGCAAACAAATGGCGCTGGCAGACCGG TCAGCCATTATTATGGGCATGGACGTCTTGATGCTGGGAAGCTGGTCCACCTGGCCAGGAAATGGACAGCTGTCCATCCTCAGAGGAAGTGCATGAGCGATGTCATCACCCGGCCCCT TGAGCTACATGGGAACCTAATATTGAAATGGAATGAGACAGCTTGCCTGAGGACCAGAAATTGGATTCGCTCTCTTGAACACATCCGGGCAAGACTCACCTTGACCTACACCAGGCATGGAGATCTCTCCATTGTCCTCATCAGCCCACTGGGAGCACAGTCCACTCTGGTCACCATCAG GCATTCTGATGCATCTACAAAGGGATACTCAGATTGGGCCTTGACAAGCTTCCATAGCTGGAATGAAGACCCTACAGGGGAATGGACTCTCCAGATAGAAAAGAGGGGCTACTGGCCCACCAGCG GTATTTTGTCTAAATTCCAACTAGAGCTATACGGGACAAGGGAGTGCATGAGAGCACGCCGGGTGGGACGGACGCCTGTTTGGAAGTGTCTGATTCTCAGCTCTAATGGCAGCTGTACCG AGTGCACCTACCCCTTGTACTTATTTGAGAACgcctgcctgccctcctgccccccTCATTATTACGAGTGGGGTAACAGCACCCAGTCGCCACGACGCTGCCAGTCGTGCCATCATACTTGCCATACATGCTTTGGTCATCGGGAAACTAATTGCCTGGACTGTCCACCATTCTCCACGCTGGACCCTCAGCTGAGTACATGCAGCACTCCTTCCTACCCCTGGGACCACCAGACTGAGGTTGGCGAAAGCATGAAGTGGTCCGGGCTCATTCTGGGCATTCTCTTTGGTGGGCCGCTGGTCCTGGCATGTTTCCTGTGTGCGGCAGCGTGGGCAGTACACGGAATCATACAGATCCGAACGGCGGCAAGGAGCCAGCCGAGAGGCAACGAGAATTTTGGAGATTTCAGAGGTGTGGAAGGGGCTGCCTTGAATGAGTTGGAGGAATCACACTCTCTTTGA
- the LOC111860374 gene encoding furin-like isoform X6 produces MKLLWFGPAVLGLCIACATTNSWAVHLNAPPEHVERFAGKLGFHSLGKVFWFAQQSKKTGMRRDPASQPNDPPLTKQWNLRTFDPNVRATWAVLVSITDDGMEESHLDLEENDDPQTSYNMNSNDPNSEPRYTPMKVNWHVGGVTSVASNRACAVGVAYQATNGGIQMLDSHVTDLAKAKSPSFNQQHTDICSAGWAPEDNGRIVKGPSTLPYEASIRGVSRGRGDLGSIYVWGCGNSGTSHGNCDLDGYSSSIQTLSVSSTTESRKSAFYIELCAAILTAVYSGSSLHRRTVVRHCRLPVLHTSYVGTSAPAHLVASITALVLEANPALTWRDGQHTTIQPSRPSHLRSDDWQTNGAGRPVSHYYGHGRLDAGKLVHLARKWTAVHPQRKCMSDVITRPLELHGNLILKWNETACLRTRNWIRSLEHIRARLTLTYTRHGDLSIVLISPLGAQSTLVTIRHSDASTKGYSDWALTSFHSWNEDPTGEWTLQIEKRGYWPTSGILSKFQLELYGTRECMRARRVGRTPVWKCLILSSNGSCTG; encoded by the exons ATGAAATTACTATGGTTTGGGCCAGCTGTGCTCGGTCTATGTATCGCTTGCGCGACCACCAACAGCTGGGCGGTGCATTTAAACGCCCCCCCCGAACACGTCGAGAGGTTTGCAGGAAAACTGGGATTTCACAGTCTAGGGAAG GTATTTTGGTTCGCGCAGCAGTCCAAGAAGACTGGAATGAGAAGGGATCCAGCATCTCAGCCTAATGATCCTCCTTTGACAAAGCAGTGGAATTTA AGAACCTTTGATCCGAACGTAAGGGCTACCTGGGCAGTGCTGGTGTCCATCACAGATGATGGAATGGAGGAGAGCCACCTTGACCTGGAGGAAAACGAT GATCCACAGACCAGCTACAACATGAACAGCAACGATCCCAACTCAGAACCTAGATACACACCAATGAAAGTAAACTG GCATGTTGGGGGAGTGACCTCTGTGGCCAGTAACAGAGCGTGTGCAGTGGGTGTGGCATATCAGGCTACAAATGGTG GGATCCAGATGCTTGATAGTCACGTGACTGACTTAGCCAAGGCCAAGTCTCCCAGCTTCAACCAGCAGCACACTGATATCTGCAGTGCCGGCTGGGCGCCTGAAGATAACGGAAGAATAGTGAAGGGGCCAAGCACTCTGCCCTACGAGGCTTCAATACGGGGCGTAAGCAGG GGCCGTGGTGATTTGGGTTCCATTTACGTCTGGGGTTGTGGTAACAGTGGCACAAGCCACGGTAACTGCGACCTCGATGGCTACAGCAGCAGCATACAGACGCTGTCTGTCAGCAGCACCACGGAGAGCCGGAAATCGGCCTTCTACATCGAGCTGTGTGCTGCCATTCTAACCGCCGTGTACAGTGGGAGCAGCCTGCATCGGCGCACAGTCGTAAGACACTGCCGACTACCTGTCCTGCACACTTCATAT GTTGGCACTTCAGCACCTGCCCATCTGGTTGCCAGCATCACCGCACTGGTTTTAGAGGCAAA CCCTGCACTGACCTGGCGTGATGGGCAGCATACAACAATCCAGCCTTCTAGACCTTCACATCTCAGATCGGATGACTGGCAAACAAATGGCGCTGGCAGACCGG TCAGCCATTATTATGGGCATGGACGTCTTGATGCTGGGAAGCTGGTCCACCTGGCCAGGAAATGGACAGCTGTCCATCCTCAGAGGAAGTGCATGAGCGATGTCATCACCCGGCCCCT TGAGCTACATGGGAACCTAATATTGAAATGGAATGAGACAGCTTGCCTGAGGACCAGAAATTGGATTCGCTCTCTTGAACACATCCGGGCAAGACTCACCTTGACCTACACCAGGCATGGAGATCTCTCCATTGTCCTCATCAGCCCACTGGGAGCACAGTCCACTCTGGTCACCATCAG GCATTCTGATGCATCTACAAAGGGATACTCAGATTGGGCCTTGACAAGCTTCCATAGCTGGAATGAAGACCCTACAGGGGAATGGACTCTCCAGATAGAAAAGAGGGGCTACTGGCCCACCAGCG GTATTTTGTCTAAATTCCAACTAGAGCTATACGGGACAAGGGAGTGCATGAGAGCACGCCGGGTGGGACGGACGCCTGTTTGGAAGTGTCTGATTCTCAGCTCTAATGGCAGCTGTACCG GATAA